One genomic segment of Desulfomicrobium sp. ZS1 includes these proteins:
- the ruvX gene encoding Holliday junction resolvase RuvX, whose protein sequence is MKLLGIDYGQKRIGLAMAQNAMAFPFKTLEKSTRDKLFADLLAVIESEGVEAIVLGLPLDMNGEETLTTRQVLNFRDSLARRTTLPIHMVNEALTSFDARERLREAGVPQRRHKEMLDQMAAVCILETYLGNS, encoded by the coding sequence ATGAAACTACTGGGCATAGACTACGGACAAAAACGGATCGGACTGGCCATGGCCCAAAACGCCATGGCCTTCCCCTTCAAGACTCTGGAAAAGAGCACCCGTGACAAACTTTTCGCCGATCTTCTGGCCGTCATTGAGAGCGAAGGCGTGGAAGCCATCGTCCTTGGCCTGCCCCTGGACATGAACGGCGAGGAAACCCTGACCACCCGGCAGGTGCTCAACTTTCGGGACAGCTTGGCCCGGCGCACCACGCTTCCCATCCACATGGTCAACGAGGCCCTGACCTCCTTCGACGCCAGGGAGCGCCTGCGCGAGGCGGGAGTTCCACAGCGCAGACACAAGGAAATGCTGGACCAGATGGCCGCGGTCTGCATTCTGGAAACCTATCTGGGTAATTCATGA
- the mltG gene encoding endolytic transglycosylase MltG — MKLWLKLFLAGLALMTLAAAGTLLAARYFIETPMDHASNSTVVFTIEQGENLFTVSPRLEKQGLVRWGEAFRTYGRFRKATLQAGEFELSASMSPRQILEVLTSGRPILYRLHFPEGLTMREVAQAVNATGLTTAKKFLAACNDRDFLKSQGINATNAEGYLFPETYFFPRIPGQDPYPILKTLLDHFRATVAGLPQFKDPDELYRMVILASLVEKETAVPSERSTVAGVYANRLRVGMLLQCDPTIIYGLGETFDGNLRRSHLQDPKNPYNTYVHPGLPPGPICSPGAAALQAASSPEQHDLFYFVARQDGSHHFSRSLREHTNAVIKYQRGGRPFPSSRTSTPD; from the coding sequence ATGAAACTCTGGTTGAAGCTTTTTCTGGCAGGACTTGCGCTCATGACGCTGGCAGCCGCAGGCACGCTGCTTGCGGCCCGGTACTTCATCGAGACCCCCATGGACCACGCTTCAAACAGCACAGTGGTCTTCACGATCGAACAGGGCGAAAACCTGTTCACCGTTTCCCCGCGGCTGGAAAAACAGGGACTGGTCCGCTGGGGCGAAGCGTTTCGGACCTACGGCCGCTTCCGCAAGGCCACCCTGCAGGCCGGAGAGTTCGAGCTCTCCGCGAGCATGTCGCCACGGCAGATACTTGAAGTCCTTACTTCGGGCAGGCCCATTTTGTATCGCCTGCACTTCCCCGAAGGGCTGACCATGCGCGAAGTGGCCCAGGCCGTGAACGCCACCGGCCTGACTACGGCCAAAAAATTTCTCGCCGCCTGCAACGACCGCGACTTTCTGAAGTCCCAAGGCATAAACGCCACCAACGCCGAAGGATACCTTTTCCCGGAAACCTATTTTTTTCCGCGCATCCCGGGCCAGGATCCCTATCCCATCCTCAAAACCCTTCTGGACCATTTCAGAGCCACGGTGGCGGGACTTCCTCAGTTCAAGGACCCTGATGAACTGTACCGCATGGTCATCCTGGCCTCGCTGGTGGAAAAAGAGACGGCCGTCCCGTCTGAGCGCAGCACCGTGGCCGGAGTGTATGCCAACCGGCTGCGGGTCGGCATGCTGCTGCAATGCGACCCGACCATCATCTACGGCCTGGGCGAAACCTTCGACGGCAATTTGCGCCGCTCGCACCTGCAGGACCCCAAAAATCCCTACAACACCTATGTCCATCCCGGCCTCCCTCCCGGCCCCATCTGCTCGCCCGGGGCGGCAGCGCTCCAGGCCGCTTCCAGCCCGGAGCAGCACGACCTGTTCTATTTCGTGGCCAGACAGGACGGGTCCCACCACTTCAGCCGCTCCCTGCGCGAACACACCAATGCGGTCATCAAGTATCAGCGAGGCGGACGACCGTTTCCCTCCTCGCGAACGTCGACGCCTGATTGA
- a CDS encoding ABC transporter substrate-binding protein gives MKKLLFFALAFVFLATAAQGKTLKMALDADPESMDPHVQLSGGMLQYTHLCFDPLIRWTKDMKFEPRLATKWERIDDLTVRFHLREGVKFHSGNPFTAADVVWTIDRLKKSEDFKGLFTSFATPKIIDDYTVDIITTEPYPLVENMATYIFPLDSKFYTGTDEKGLPKDAIVKTEYSFANQNESGTGPFYVESREQGVKMVYKRFADYWDKDSKGNVSEIILTPIKENATRTAALLSGGVDFIAPVPPQDFERLGSNKDVNLVSMAGSRVITFQLNQKRKPEFANLKVRQAVIAAIDNAGIVAKLMKGTATAAQQQGPEGFDGYVEGLAPRFDLAKAKQLMKEAGFEKGFEATMIAPNNRYVNDEKIAEAVVSMLSKIGIKVSLKTMPKAQYWDEFDAQVADIQMIGWHSDTEDSANYSEYLLMCPNKETGKGQYNSGNYCNPKLDELVNKANVENDRAKRKALLQEVEKIAYDDAAYVPLHWQNLSWAAKKGIDIEPIVNIMDFPYLGDLVVE, from the coding sequence GTGAAAAAACTGCTCTTTTTCGCGCTGGCATTCGTCTTTCTGGCCACGGCTGCCCAGGGCAAAACCCTGAAGATGGCCCTCGACGCCGATCCGGAGTCCATGGACCCGCATGTCCAGCTCTCCGGCGGCATGCTGCAGTACACCCACCTGTGCTTTGATCCGCTGATCCGCTGGACCAAGGACATGAAGTTCGAACCCCGTCTGGCCACCAAGTGGGAGCGCATCGATGACCTGACCGTGCGTTTTCATCTACGCGAAGGCGTCAAGTTCCACTCCGGCAACCCCTTCACCGCCGCCGACGTGGTCTGGACCATCGACCGCCTGAAGAAAAGCGAAGACTTCAAGGGTCTCTTCACTTCCTTCGCAACCCCCAAGATCATCGACGACTACACCGTCGACATCATTACCACCGAGCCCTATCCGCTGGTGGAAAACATGGCCACCTACATCTTCCCCCTTGATTCCAAGTTCTACACCGGCACCGACGAAAAGGGCCTGCCCAAGGACGCCATCGTCAAGACCGAATATTCCTTTGCCAACCAGAACGAGTCCGGCACCGGACCCTTCTATGTCGAGTCCCGCGAACAGGGCGTGAAGATGGTCTACAAGCGCTTCGCCGACTACTGGGACAAGGACAGCAAGGGCAACGTGAGCGAAATCATCCTCACCCCCATCAAGGAAAACGCGACCCGCACGGCGGCCCTCTTGTCCGGCGGCGTTGACTTCATCGCCCCGGTTCCCCCTCAGGATTTCGAACGTCTGGGCAGCAACAAGGACGTCAACCTGGTCTCCATGGCCGGCAGCCGCGTCATCACCTTCCAGCTCAACCAGAAGAGAAAACCTGAATTCGCGAACCTCAAAGTCCGTCAGGCCGTCATCGCGGCCATCGACAACGCCGGCATCGTGGCCAAGCTGATGAAAGGCACCGCCACCGCAGCCCAGCAGCAGGGTCCGGAAGGCTTTGACGGCTACGTGGAAGGCCTGGCCCCCCGCTTCGACCTGGCCAAGGCCAAGCAGCTCATGAAGGAAGCCGGTTTCGAGAAGGGCTTCGAAGCGACCATGATCGCCCCCAACAACCGCTATGTGAACGACGAGAAGATCGCCGAGGCCGTGGTCTCCATGCTCTCCAAGATCGGCATCAAGGTCAGCCTCAAGACCATGCCCAAGGCCCAGTACTGGGATGAATTCGACGCCCAGGTGGCCGACATCCAGATGATCGGCTGGCACTCCGACACCGAGGACTCCGCCAACTACTCCGAATACCTGCTCATGTGCCCCAACAAGGAAACCGGCAAGGGCCAGTACAACAGCGGCAACTACTGCAACCCCAAGCTTGACGAACTGGTCAACAAGGCCAACGTCGAGAACGACCGCGCCAAGCGCAAGGCCCTGCTCCAGGAAGTGGAGAAGATCGCCTACGACGACGCCGCCTACGTGCCCCTGCACTGGCAGAATCTGTCCTGGGCGGCCAAGAAGGGCATCGACATCGAGCCCATCGTCAACATCATGGACTTCCCGTACCTGGGCGACCTGGTCGTGGAATAA
- a CDS encoding ABC transporter permease: protein MFAFTVRRIIQAIIVMLIISFIGFALKQNVGDPVRELTGISVSAAERDAIREKLGLNDPFLIQYGRFLKGAVQGNIGQSFFYKKPAMEVILNKAPATIELVMCCTVLIVVLSIPMGIYSAIYPRRLLSRLIMGLSTIGVSVPIFLIAILLIYVFAIELNWLPSYGRGETVNVWGWESGLLTLDGLRHLILPTTALTALMLPLFVRLIRSEMMEVLQTEYVKFAWAKGLPRMRIWFVHAFKNTLLPVITVGGVQIGTMIAFTILTETVFQWGGLGFLFLEAVERADTSLLVAYLIFVGIIFVVVNTVVDIIYGLVNPMVRITGRK, encoded by the coding sequence ATGTTTGCATTCACTGTCCGTCGTATTATCCAAGCCATCATCGTCATGCTCATCATCAGCTTCATCGGCTTCGCCCTCAAGCAGAACGTGGGCGATCCGGTGCGTGAACTGACCGGCATTTCGGTTTCAGCCGCCGAACGCGACGCCATCCGCGAAAAACTGGGCCTCAACGACCCCTTTCTCATCCAGTACGGACGCTTTTTGAAAGGCGCCGTGCAAGGCAACATCGGCCAGTCCTTCTTCTACAAAAAGCCGGCCATGGAAGTCATTTTGAACAAGGCTCCGGCAACCATCGAACTGGTCATGTGCTGCACGGTCCTCATTGTCGTCCTGTCCATCCCCATGGGCATCTACAGCGCCATCTACCCCAGGCGGCTGCTCTCGCGCCTGATCATGGGCCTGAGCACCATCGGCGTGTCCGTACCCATTTTTCTCATCGCCATCCTGCTGATCTATGTCTTCGCCATCGAACTGAACTGGCTCCCGTCGTACGGACGTGGAGAAACGGTCAACGTCTGGGGCTGGGAATCGGGGCTTTTGACTCTGGACGGCCTGCGCCACCTCATCCTGCCGACCACGGCCCTGACCGCGCTCATGCTGCCGCTCTTCGTGCGCCTCATCCGCTCGGAAATGATGGAGGTGCTGCAGACCGAATACGTCAAATTCGCCTGGGCCAAGGGCCTGCCGAGAATGCGCATCTGGTTCGTACATGCCTTCAAAAACACGCTTCTACCGGTCATCACCGTAGGCGGCGTACAGATCGGCACCATGATCGCCTTCACCATCCTGACCGAGACCGTGTTCCAGTGGGGGGGACTTGGCTTTCTGTTCCTGGAGGCAGTCGAACGGGCGGACACGTCCCTTTTGGTGGCCTATCTCATTTTTGTCGGCATCATCTTCGTGGTGGTGAACACCGTCGTTGACATCATTTACGGCCTGGTCAATCCCATGGTCCGCATCACAGGAAGGAAATAA
- a CDS encoding ABC transporter permease, with protein sequence MRLWKQFRGSYFLYSFLHDPVAMGSFVILALLTLAAFGAPVIAPHDPYDTTTINIMDSEIPPVWMENGDQNFTLGTDAQGRDMLSTMLYGMRISLIIGVGATFLQAVIGIVLGLIAGYKGGRVDNFLMRMADVQLSFSTLMVAIFLSAIFQAIFGVAAFESMAVPFLVLVIGIAEWPQYARTVRASVLAEKKKEYVEAARVMGLPANRIMWRHILPNTMSPILVLSTVQVAHAIMSEAALSFLGLGMPITKPSLGSLINSGFDYIFSGSWWITMFPGFLLVLLILVINLLGDWVQDVLNPKLYKG encoded by the coding sequence ATGAGACTTTGGAAGCAATTCCGTGGCTCGTACTTTTTGTACAGTTTTCTGCATGACCCCGTGGCCATGGGCAGTTTCGTCATACTGGCCCTGTTGACCCTGGCCGCCTTCGGCGCGCCGGTCATCGCTCCGCACGACCCCTACGACACCACGACCATCAACATCATGGATTCGGAAATTCCGCCGGTGTGGATGGAGAACGGCGACCAGAACTTCACCCTCGGCACCGACGCCCAGGGCCGGGACATGCTCAGCACCATGCTCTACGGCATGCGCATCTCGCTGATCATCGGCGTCGGCGCGACCTTCCTGCAGGCCGTCATCGGCATCGTGCTCGGACTCATCGCCGGATACAAGGGGGGCAGGGTCGATAACTTCCTGATGCGCATGGCCGACGTGCAGCTCAGTTTCTCGACCCTCATGGTGGCCATCTTTCTCTCGGCCATTTTTCAGGCCATTTTCGGGGTGGCCGCCTTCGAGAGCATGGCCGTGCCGTTTCTGGTGCTGGTCATCGGCATCGCCGAATGGCCGCAGTACGCCCGCACCGTGCGCGCCTCGGTCCTGGCCGAGAAGAAGAAGGAATATGTCGAAGCAGCCCGCGTCATGGGCCTGCCCGCGAACCGCATCATGTGGCGGCACATCCTTCCCAACACCATGTCGCCCATCCTGGTCCTGTCCACCGTGCAGGTGGCCCATGCTATCATGAGCGAGGCGGCCCTGTCCTTCCTGGGACTGGGCATGCCCATCACCAAACCGTCATTGGGATCGCTCATCAACTCGGGCTTCGACTACATTTTCAGCGGCTCGTGGTGGATCACCATGTTCCCCGGATTTCTGCTCGTGCTCCTCATTCTGGTCATCAACCTGCTCGGCGACTGGGTGCAGGACGTTCTCAACCCCAAACTGTACAAAGGATGA
- a CDS encoding ABC transporter ATP-binding protein translates to MTHLLEVQDLVVKFGLRSGDLTALNGINFTLNPGERMGLVGESGAGKSVAGFSIINLISKPGFIASGRVLFEGEEISAYPLEQMRGIRGNRISMIFQDPMMTLNPVLTIGTQMVETIQAHNQVSAAHAREIALEKLQKVYISSPGKRLGQYPHELSGGMRQRVVIAISLLTNPSLIIADEPTTALDVTIQAEVMALLLELCKHEHMGLILITHDLGVVSQVTEKIAVMYAGRIVEQGPTAGIVTNPRHPYTKGLIQALPQGGSGRGRLHQIPGMMPNLTSIPPGCAFHPRCEHAMDICRRETPKLFGDAENSGLVACHLYSQSR, encoded by the coding sequence ATGACCCATCTTCTTGAAGTGCAGGATCTGGTGGTCAAATTCGGGCTGCGTTCCGGAGACCTCACGGCCCTGAACGGCATCAATTTCACCCTGAATCCCGGCGAGCGCATGGGGCTGGTGGGCGAATCGGGCGCAGGCAAATCCGTGGCCGGGTTTTCCATCATCAACCTGATCAGCAAGCCCGGATTCATCGCCTCCGGCCGCGTCCTCTTCGAAGGCGAGGAGATCAGCGCCTATCCCCTGGAGCAGATGCGCGGCATTCGCGGCAACCGCATCAGCATGATCTTCCAGGACCCGATGATGACCCTGAACCCCGTGCTGACCATCGGCACGCAGATGGTCGAGACCATCCAAGCCCACAACCAGGTCAGCGCCGCCCATGCCCGCGAGATCGCGCTGGAAAAGCTGCAAAAGGTCTATATTTCCTCTCCGGGCAAACGCCTGGGGCAGTATCCGCACGAACTCTCCGGCGGCATGCGCCAGCGCGTGGTCATCGCCATTTCGCTTCTGACCAACCCGAGCCTGATTATCGCCGACGAGCCGACCACGGCCCTTGATGTGACCATTCAAGCCGAGGTCATGGCCCTCTTGCTTGAACTGTGCAAGCACGAACACATGGGCCTCATTCTCATCACCCATGATCTGGGCGTGGTCTCGCAGGTCACGGAAAAGATCGCGGTCATGTATGCCGGACGCATCGTCGAGCAAGGGCCGACGGCCGGCATCGTCACGAATCCCAGGCATCCCTACACCAAGGGACTGATCCAGGCCCTGCCCCAGGGCGGAAGCGGACGCGGACGGCTGCACCAGATTCCGGGCATGATGCCCAATCTGACCAGCATTCCTCCGGGATGCGCCTTTCACCCGCGCTGCGAACATGCCATGGACATCTGCCGACGCGAAACACCCAAGCTTTTCGGCGACGCGGAAAATTCGGGCCTGGTGGCCTGTCATCTTTACTCGCAATCCAGGTAG
- a CDS encoding ABC transporter ATP-binding protein — translation MTDSKSLVRISNVVKHFDISGGFLDRISFSGGKPTLTTTTVKALNDVSLDIVQGEILSVVGESGCGKSTLGRTVLGLYPPTSGEIAFRGQRIDNLSPKEMLPYRRKMQMVFQDPYASLNPRMTVRQILEEPTHFHFPELSGSQVQDKVAEVMRQVGVDPAWAGRFPHEFSGGQRQRISIARALMVDPEFIVADEPISALDVSIQAQILNLIMDCQERFGLTYMFITHDLSVVEHISTRVAVMYLGTLCELADKKSLYGDPQHPYSRALLSAIPKLGSKGFAHIRLKGEVPTPIHLPTGCVFHTRCPFVEERCRREIPKLLTRPNGSQAACHALEEGRI, via the coding sequence ATGACAGATAGCAAATCCCTCGTGCGCATCAGCAATGTGGTGAAGCACTTCGACATCTCCGGCGGCTTTCTGGACCGGATCAGCTTTTCCGGCGGCAAGCCGACCCTGACCACGACCACGGTCAAGGCATTAAACGATGTTTCCCTCGACATCGTGCAGGGCGAAATCCTGTCCGTGGTCGGCGAATCGGGCTGCGGCAAGTCCACGCTGGGGCGCACGGTGCTGGGCCTTTACCCGCCCACCAGCGGCGAGATCGCCTTTCGCGGACAGCGTATCGACAATCTCTCGCCAAAAGAAATGCTCCCCTACCGCCGCAAAATGCAGATGGTCTTCCAGGACCCCTACGCATCGCTCAACCCGCGCATGACCGTGCGCCAGATTCTGGAAGAACCGACGCATTTCCACTTTCCCGAGCTGTCCGGCTCCCAGGTTCAGGACAAGGTGGCCGAGGTCATGCGCCAGGTCGGAGTGGACCCGGCCTGGGCCGGACGCTTCCCGCACGAGTTCTCCGGTGGCCAGCGCCAGCGCATCAGCATCGCCCGCGCGCTGATGGTCGATCCGGAATTCATCGTCGCCGACGAGCCCATTTCAGCGCTGGACGTATCCATTCAGGCCCAGATACTGAACCTGATCATGGACTGCCAGGAGCGCTTCGGCCTGACCTACATGTTCATCACCCACGACCTGTCCGTGGTCGAGCACATCAGCACGCGGGTGGCCGTCATGTACCTCGGCACCCTGTGCGAACTGGCCGACAAAAAAAGCCTTTACGGCGATCCGCAGCACCCCTATTCCCGCGCCCTGCTCTCGGCCATCCCCAAGCTCGGCTCCAAGGGCTTCGCCCACATCCGCCTGAAGGGCGAGGTGCCCACCCCCATCCACCTGCCCACGGGCTGCGTCTTCCACACCCGCTGCCCGTTCGTTGAGGAGCGCTGCCGCCGCGAGATCCCGAAATTGCTGACACGCCCGAACGGCAGTCAGGCCGCCTGTCACGCGCTGGAAGAAGGACGAATCTGA
- a CDS encoding acyl-CoA thioesterase, with amino-acid sequence MTETAPRKVSESETLMTHRALPEDANPAGNVHGGVILKHLDLAGAVCAMRHARMSVVTASIDRMEFKAAVKVGELMLLHASVNRAGKQSMEIGVRVVVEDLMTGEQRHAASAYLTFVAMGPDKKPALVPGLILETPTHQRRNREAGMRRELRLEERKRERLAQESEKA; translated from the coding sequence ATGACCGAAACCGCCCCCCGCAAAGTCAGCGAGAGCGAAACGCTCATGACCCACCGCGCCCTGCCCGAGGACGCCAACCCGGCTGGCAACGTGCATGGCGGGGTGATACTGAAACACCTCGACCTGGCCGGAGCGGTCTGCGCCATGCGCCACGCTCGCATGAGCGTGGTCACGGCCTCCATCGACCGCATGGAATTCAAGGCGGCCGTAAAAGTTGGGGAACTGATGCTGCTGCATGCCAGCGTGAACAGGGCCGGAAAACAATCCATGGAGATCGGGGTGCGCGTGGTGGTGGAAGATCTCATGACCGGCGAGCAGCGTCACGCCGCCTCGGCCTATCTGACCTTTGTGGCCATGGGGCCGGATAAAAAACCAGCGCTCGTGCCGGGCCTCATCCTGGAAACCCCGACCCACCAGCGCCGCAACCGCGAAGCAGGCATGCGCCGGGAACTACGCCTGGAAGAACGCAAACGGGAGCGGCTGGCGCAAGAATCGGAAAAAGCCTGA
- a CDS encoding queuosine precursor transporter, whose amino-acid sequence MQTIVVLVASYIALQIFSDVGSLRIVMLGGMSIDAGTFIYPLTFTLRDMVHKTMGKQGARLMIITAAAFNLLMAGYFWLVSVLPPDMGVGAQPEFGQVLAPLWRLVFASIIAEVISELTDTEIYSLWKKKVTARHQWSRVLVSNAVSIPLDSLIFCWIAFGGLFEGSVVWSIFFSNTIIKFATTLVSLPAIYLVKEKEACPTATNNC is encoded by the coding sequence ATGCAAACCATCGTCGTCCTCGTGGCGTCCTATATCGCCCTGCAGATATTTTCCGATGTCGGATCTCTGCGCATCGTCATGCTCGGCGGCATGTCCATCGACGCCGGCACCTTCATCTACCCCCTGACCTTCACCCTGCGCGACATGGTGCACAAGACCATGGGCAAGCAAGGGGCGCGGCTTATGATCATCACCGCCGCCGCCTTCAACCTGCTCATGGCCGGATATTTCTGGCTGGTTTCCGTATTGCCTCCGGATATGGGCGTGGGCGCGCAGCCGGAGTTCGGCCAGGTGCTGGCACCCCTGTGGAGGCTTGTTTTCGCGTCCATCATCGCCGAAGTCATTTCCGAGCTGACCGACACGGAAATCTACAGCCTGTGGAAGAAAAAAGTCACGGCCAGGCACCAGTGGTCCAGGGTTCTGGTCAGCAACGCGGTCAGCATCCCGCTGGACAGCCTCATCTTCTGCTGGATCGCTTTTGGCGGTCTGTTCGAAGGATCGGTGGTGTGGTCCATCTTCTTCAGCAACACCATCATCAAATTCGCCACCACCCTCGTTTCCCTGCCCGCCATTTATCTGGTCAAGGAAAAGGAAGCGTGTCCGACAGCGACGAATAACTGCTGA